From the genome of Pelosinus fermentans DSM 17108:
TGGCGACATAAGATGCAGCGGCAAATTCTTTCGTTGTCTCATAGCTTTTAAGTTCGTTATAAGGCATTACAATATCTCTGCCTAATTTGATTCTTTTTATAGCGATCGCTATATGTATGACCAAGCCATAAAATGCCTCATCAGAAAAAGTGGTTTCTAACTGCTTTTCTGCCTCAATCACGCAGCTTTCAATAAAGGGTATATTCATATTCGTAAACATATTGGAAATTTCCGATTGAGAAAGAGTCTTTATATTTTTTAACATCGGTGACATTTCCTGGCTTAACATGCCTTGCACTTCTATGCTTTTCATTAATAATTCAATAGACGCACGCCGCAAATATTTTTCCTCTCCTATGATTTTTATCCCATGATTTGTGGAAGAAAGCAATGTTAAGTGATTACTTTTCAATACCTCTCTTACTTTATTTAAATCTTTGATTACGGTACTGCGACTCGTTTTTAACCTTTCGCCAAGATCGTCAATCGTCATATAATTTTGCTGCTGCAACAATACAGCCAAAATCATTTCGACTCGTTCCTCCTGAGAGGCTATGTAATGATGGTTTTCTCGCTCCAGCAGCTTCTGCATAATCCTCTCCACGACCTGGGGAGGGGCAGTATAGGTGATTCCCACATTAGGTTTGCGAAGAAATTGCGGAAACTTATTGTATTTTAGGAATTCATCTATTTTATCCAACTTATAGCGAATTTGCCGCGGAGTGCTGTGCAAAGCCTCTGCTAGAGCAGAAATCGTTACAGCCTGATTACTGCTTGTGATCCTTTGAAATAATTGAGCAGACATTTCATTTAGTGTAATACATATCACCTCTTTTTCATTTCCATTATATAACATAGAAAGCCACTCATAAAAGAGTAAGATTTGGCGTACTAATTGTGACAAAACTAACCTAATAGCGACTTATATTCATCATAAAAAGACAAACCTCCTATACGAATTCCAGCTGGAATTCGTATAGGAGGTTTCATGCCAGAATGGGCTACTGGGATGACCCTACTGATTGTTCTCGATAACCGAATTTCACTCTGTCTACTATAGCATAAATCAACATGCAGTATATCGGGATCAGAATCCCTTGTGTAATCAGTCTTGCTGGCAGTGTAACCCAAAAAGGAATGCCAAAATGCCATTGCAGTAAACAAGGCACTAGGAAAATGGCAACCAAAATCTGACTTACAGCAATGGCTAAATACATACGCCATCGCGAACAATCTTTGATTTTGCCGCTTCCTGCAATCAGCCCTGCAAGCAAACCATGCAAGCCGGCAGCAATCGTAAAGGTTGGCAGAAATATACCTGACGGTGCCAGGATAAACCCCAGCACATCGCCAATCAAGCCTGCAAGAAAACCTAACCTTGCACCTAACAAAATGCCACTCAGTACTAACGGCAGCGTGGCAAACCCGATTCTAATACCTTCAACACCTTCAAATGGAATATGAACGCTGCAAATCCTACTTAAAATCATGTTTAGAGCAATAAAAATGGCCATAAGCGTAATACTTCGAACCGATACCGTCATTACATCACCTAAGTTTCAATTCTACTGGTTTAACAGTCTAAAACATTTTAGCACATTCCATCATCTGATAAAATACCCCAATTTATCTACACTGCTATTTTACAGGATTTTCATTCGTTTTAATAAATCTTCAATTTGCCAACCACCGCTTCTACTTCTCGAACGATTCTGCCGCTGGCAATTAAATTGTGAAGTGTTTTAATATCCGGTGCCGGTACCCGGTCCTCATCCAAATGCGATACAACACTGCGAATGGTTTGATGAGCTTTAGCTGTGCCATCACCTGGTGTAAGAGGTGCCAAGAAGTCAACACCTTGTGCGGCAGCCAGCATTTCAATCGCTAATACGTTGCAGACATTATCCAAAATTTCTCTGGCCTGACGAGCCGCAATCGTTCCCATGCTTACATGGTCTTCCTGATTGGCAGAAGTCGGAATGGAATCGGCACTAGCTGGATGTACCAGAACCTTATTTTCCGATACCAATGCAGCTGCAACATATTGCGTAATCATAAGACCAGAATCAACCCCTGGGAAAGCTGTTAAAAAAGCTGGCAGATCGCTTAAATGCACATCTAACAGACGATTGGTACGTCGTTCAGAAATATTACCTAGTTCAGCAATTGCTAGTTTTAGATAATCCATAACCAAAGCAATCGGCTGACCATGGAAATTTCCGCCGGAAATTGCTTCACCCGTTTCCGGCATGATGAGCGGATTATCTGTTGCCGCATTAATTTCGACATTCAAGGTTTCTTCTGCACGCCTAAGGGCATCTTTAGAGGCACCATGCACTTGAGGTATACAGCGCAGTGAGTATGCATCCTGTACTTTTTTGCAGTTGATATGAGAAGCAATGATAGCGCTATGGGCGGTCAGGCGCAGCATATTTTGGGTAGTCGCAACCTGCCCCGGATGTGCTCTAACCTGACTAATCCGCGGATCAAAAGCCGCCCTGGTACCTTTTAAGGCTTCTACGCTTAAACCTGCTGCAATATCTGCTGCCTTCATCAAATTAACGGCATCATGCCAGGCAATCGTGCCAACCGCTGTCATAATTTGTGTTCCATTAATCAATGCCAGCCCTTCTTTGCCACTCAATACAACTGGTTCTAGGTCACAAGCTTTTAAAGCCTCAGCACCTGTCATCAACTGACCATTTAGATAAGCCTCACCTTCCCCCAGCATAACCAAAACCATATGTGAAAGGGGTGCTAAGTCGCCGCTGGCACCAACTGATCCTTTAGCTGGGATTGCAGGACATATGCGTTTATTGAGGAGATTTAACAACATTTCTACTGTTGACAGCCTAATCCCTGAATAACCTTTTGCCAATGAATTAGCTCTAAGCAGCATTGCCGAGCGAACAACATCTTCTGACAAATGCTCGCCAACACCGGTAGCATGGCTTAAAATCAGATTACGCTGCAGCTTTGCCCTCTCATCTTTTGAAATAAAGATGGTGCTGAAATCGCCAAACCCAGTAGAAATACCATAAACAGGTCTTTCTTCCTCTAATATCTTATCAACGATCTGTCTGCTGGCAATGATCTGCTCCCGACCTTGGCTACTGAGCCTGACTTCTTCATAGCTGCGTGCTACCTTTATCACATCTGCCAATATTAAGGAATTTCCATCTAATATTATCATGCTGAATCGCCTCCGCATTTTTCGAAAATTTCTGCTAATTTACTTGCTAATTTCTGCTGGTTTTTCTTCACGCTTGCTGTGAAGAAAAATGTAATACAAGTAAATCCCTAGGATGATTGGCAAACCTGTATAAAGGACAATCTCCTGTCCATCAATGAAAGCTAAACTTGCGATAATACAAATATTCAAGATAATTGCCACAATTGGCAGTGCCGGATATAATGGCGTTCTAAAAACCAAGTCTTTCAAATCACCGCCAATTTCCAGAAAGTGTTTGCGAAAATTAATTTGGCACCAAGCAATGACAATCCAAATCAAGCAGCCAGTCAATCCTACACTGGACATCAGCCATATATAAACCGTGTCAGCAGCATATTCACTGGTCAACAGTGATAATGCAGATAACAGCAGTGTCAAAAAGACACCGTTAATGGGCACGCCCCCCGAATTTAAATGTCCTAACCATTTTGGTGCGTGCCCGTCTTTGGACATTGACCAGAGTAAGCGCGAACAAACATATAGCGCAGAATTACTGGCTGATAAGGCTGAGGTAAGTACAACAAAACTCATAATATCTTTTGCAATGGGGATCCCGATACGACCAAAAACGTATGCAAAGGGGCTTTCTAACACACCTGCTTCTTTATAAGGAATGGTTGCTCCTAATACGATGATTGCCAGCACATAAAACACAATGATTCGAAAAACAACACCTTTAATAACTTTAGGAACATTTTTACCGGGATTTTCACATTCCCCGGCAGCCACGCCCACCAGTTCCGATCCCTGGAAGGAATATACTACCGTAATCATAGTCAAAAATAAAGCCCAGCCACCATTTGGAAATAACCCAGCCCCGGTGTTAAAATTGGAAAATCCAATAGCTCCTTCATTACCAACAGTACCAAACATCAAACCTGCACCAGCAAGAATAAAGGCAATAATAGCTGCAACTTTGATGCCGGCAAACCAAAACTCAGTTTCACCATAAACTTTTACGGAAATTAAATTCAGGGCAGTTACCAATACGGCAAATAATACACACCAGATCCAAATAGACACATCAGGAAACCACAGTGACATAATAATAGCAGACGCGGTAAAGTTAGCTGCAATACAAACCGCCCAATTAATCCAGTACAACCATCCAACTGTAAAACCTACGCCGGGGGAAATAAATTTCATGGCATAACTTTGGAATGATCCTGAAACTGGCATTGCCACGGCAAGTTCTCCTAAACATAGGAGAGCCAAATACATGACCATCCCACCAAACAGAAAAGCTAACACAGCACCAACTGGTCCTGCTTCGCTCACCACTTGCCCAGCACCTAGAAACAACCCAGTACCAATAGTGCCACCAATGGAAATCATCATCATATGCCGCGATTTCAAATCACGATGCAAACCTTTTTTTTCTGGAACCAGTGCTCCTGTATCCACCGCTTGTTTTTTGGGGTCTGTCAGCGTTGTCACAACAATCTCCTCCATATTCTTTTTTCTTTTATTGACCTATTTTTCTTGTTTTTATAAATTTACTGCACTTTATTCTTTATATTTTTTCATTTGCAGTTTTAACGAGTTGATCCATTAACACTTCCGAACGTGCTACGATATCGTCAACCCTGCTTTTCATGTCAGCAACAAAATCAGCATCTTTAATTGACCCCAGATTAATTCGTACATTATAAATAGCTGACCACATAGCAGCCTCTGCCATTCTTCCCGCTACCGCTGCATCACTTGCCGCATTGACGTTGCCAATAGAGATTATTTTTACCGATAACTCTAGTACATCCAGACAAGTCCTGGCAACGGTAAACGGTAATGTAGATGCAGCTTTTAGGAATTCTTGAATAGCTTTTATACGCACCTGTTTTTCTTCATCAGTATTCTTAGGTAATTTATAGGCTTTCATTACCTGTTTAAAGACTTCTGTATCCTCATCAATATATTTTTCCAACGAAGCTAAACGTTCTTCAAAATCCAAAGACACCCCTTTGCATTGCTCATGTACCGTTTCATATTTTGCACTACCTAGCGTTAGATTTCCTACCATAATTCCCAGCGCCGCCCCGATGGCCCCCACTAAAGCGGCTGCACTGCCGCCTCCTGGTGCCGGGGAGTCTGATTTTAGTTCTGCTAAAAAGCCTGTGATACTTTTATCAATCAGCATACGATTAATACCCCCAATTTTATCAGTATACTTTCAAAAAACGACCATAATATAGGCATAAACAATTAGCAAAAGATGAACATAACACAGAAGGTTAAACCACAGATTGTACTCATCTTTTGCTGTCCTAAATGAGACTCCAAAAAGACTACTCACATTATCCAGCAACTAAATATTTTCTTCCAGCACTTGCTTGCGATTGAAGCCTTCGAGGCGTAAGTAATAGTCCGCTGTATCAATGAGTGCCTGCATTGGTACCAACCCCACAATTTCGCTGCCAATAATGTTCACACCATAACGAGCTGCTTCATTTTTTACCGTTTCAAACACGCGGTGCAGTGGTGTACCTTCATAATTAATCATATTAATAGTAACTTGTGCTACATTGCGTTCTTCAATCATAATGCCCATTGCACGGCAGTATTTGAAACCTCCTTTGGCTTCCCGGATAGCCGTGGCAATCTTCTTAGCTATGTTGACATCACTGGTACTTAAATTAATATTATAAGCAATTAAACACTGCCTAGCCCCTACTATTGTAGCACCAGCCTTAGGATGCATTTTGGCCGGACCATAATCCGGCTTTCTTTCCGGCTGCGTAATCGCTGTTTTTAAGCCTTCATACTGCCCTTTGCGAACATCCGGCAAGTTCTTACGCTCATGCTTTTTCGCGGCTGCTTCATACATATACACTGGGATGTCTAGTTTTTCAGCAATTTCTTTCCCTAATTCATTGGCTAAATCCACGCATTCTTCAAGGCTGACTCCTCGTACAGGAATGAAGGGAATTACATCAGTAGCTCCCATACGCGGATGCTCACCATGATGTTGTTCCATGTCAATCAATTCCGCAGCCTTGGCACAAGAAGCAAATGCTGCCCGTTTAACGGCTTGGGGGTCGCCTACAAATGTCACCACCAAGCGATTGTGACTGGCATCGGATTGTACATCCAGCAGCTTGATACCTTCTATTCTCTTCACTTCATTTACGATGGCCTCAATGACTTCAGGGCGGCGTCCTTCACTAAAGTTAGGTACACATTCTACTAATTTACTCATCTTATTTATTACCTCCCAGATTACTATTTCGTTTGTCTGCAACCACTTGCCCTTTCTTAATAACCCGGTCGACGATATCCATCCCGACATGATAACTCAAGAATAAATAAGATGGATATTTCAGCATAACAATATCAGCCTGCTTTCCAGGTTCTAACGTACCGATACGATCTGCTCTTCCAACGGCAGCTGCACCATTTAGCGTCAACGCCGTCAGAATTTCTGCTGGTGACAACGCAAGCTGGATAGCGGCCAATGCAATCAGCATGGGAATCGAATGACTAAAACAGCTTCCTGGATTATAGTCGGTTGCTAGTGCAAGTGCTCCGCCATTATCAATGATCCATCTGGCTCTGGCGTATTGTTCCCTCAGACAAAATGCCGTCATTGGCAGCACTGTCGCCACTACACCTCGGGCCGCCATGTCAGCAATCCCCTTATCCGATGCCTGCAGCAAATGATCAGCAGAAACAGCCCCAAGTTCTGCTGCGAGCTCTGCTCCGCCAAAGGATACAATCTCATCAGCATGAATTTTTATTTTTAAGCCTAAATCACCTGCGGCCTGCAGAATCTTTCGCGTCTGATGGACTGAGAATACCCCTTTTTCGCAAAATACATCGCAAAACTCTGCAATTGACTGCTCTATCACTGCCGGCAGAAGCTTTTCCACAATGAATGTGACATAGTCATCTTCCCGCCCACGATATTCAGGAGGCACAGCATGGGCTCCCATAAAAGTAGGTACAACCTCAACAGCATGATCAGCATTTAATTTTCCCATGGCTTGTAATTGCATGAGTTCCGTATCAAAATCCAATCCATAACCACTCTTACCTTCCACGGTGGTAACACCCATAGCTAGCATCTCATCTAACCGCCTTGACGCAGTCTCAACCATTGCCTCATATCCCATGGACTGAGTGGCTTTGACGGTATTTAAAATACCACCGCCACGCTCTAAGATCTCCAAATAAGGCGTTCCGCTAAGGCGCCAGAAAAATTCTTCTGGACGATAGCCGCCAAACACAAAATGTGTGTGAGAATCTACAAACCCTGGAATGACACTGCACCCCGTCGCATCAATAATCGTTATATTATCATGGAAAATCTCGGGCAGATCAGCAGTTGCCCCCACCCATTCAATCATTCCATTCTTCACCAATAACGCACCATCAGTGATTCTCTCTAAACGGTTCATATCGGTTCCTTTTCTTGCTATTGTCCCTGTGCTGGTAACAATCTCTGCTGCATGTTTAATTAATAATATACTACCTTCACTATGCAAAGCATCTCCCCCTTTAGCACTTTTTCGTACGAAACTATTGAAACGCTACAGTGACAATGGTATCGATCAGTTCTTCCTTTGGGATATAAGGAATCGTCACATGAGCCTTGCCTGCATAATCGCGGTTAAATTCAATAATGGTTTCAATTGAATGTTCATTCCTTGCCCATGATCGACGGGCTACCCCCCAATGACATCCCACAACATGGCCGATCGCAAAATTTCATCCACCCGCTCACTACCATCCAACACCATACCAAAGCCGCCATTGATTGATTTACCGATTCCCACACCGCCGCCATTGTGCAATGCTACCAGGCTCATTCCTCTCGCAGCATTTCCTGCAAAACATTGTACTGCCATATCTGCCATTACGTTGCTGCCATCTTTGATATTTGACGTTTCACGAAAGGGTGAGTCCGTGCCGCTGACATCGTGATGATCGCGCCCTAACATGACCGGACCAATCTCACCGCGGCGCACCATTTCATTAAAACGTAATGCAATACTCTTACGGCCTTCTGCATCCTGATATAAAATGCGCGCCTGGGTTCCTACAACCAACTTATGTTTTTGGGCATCACGAATCCAAATATAATTATCCCGATCTTGCCAGCGCCGTTCAGGGTTAATGCATTGCATCGCCGCCTGATCGGTTTTATGTAAATCTTCTGGTTTGCCGCTTAAGCAAACCCAGCGAAACGGACCATAGCCATAATCAAACAATTGTGGTCCCATGATATCTTCCACATAAGAAGGAAAAATAAAGCCATCTTTTTCATCATGTCCGTTTTTAGCAATTTCTGTAACCCCTGCATCATAAATTGCCTTCATAAATGCATTTCCGTAATCAAAAAAGTAGGTTCCCTGTTCTACCAGTTCTTTAATTAATACAAAATGACGCTGTAAGCTCTTATTAACCAATGCATGAAATTTGCCGCGATTCTCAGTCAAAAGTGCAGTCCGCGCCTCGAAGGTCAACCCTTGTGGACAATAACCACCATCATAGGCCGCATGACAGGAGGTTTGATCAGACAACAAGTCAATATGCTTCCGATTGGCTACTGCATATTCCAGCAAATCTACAATATTGCCATGGTAGGCTATTGACAACGCTTTGCCCGCATTCTGATATTCTTCCGCCATTTTGAATACTTCCTCAATATCATCGCTGCATTTTCCAACCCATCCTTGTTCTAAACGTGTCTGAATACGGGAGAAGTCTACCTCAGCAATAATACCGACTGCACCAGCAATTTCTACTGCTTTTGGCTGTGCACCGCTCATACCGCCTAATCCAGAGGAAACAAACAACTTCCCATGCAAATCATCATGAGGTGCAACGCCCAATTTAATCCTACCTGCTGTTAGCAAGGTGTTAAAAGTTCCATGAACAATGCCTTGCGGACCAATATACATCCAGCCGCCCGCTGTCATCTGTCCATAGTTGGCAACTCCCATCTGTTCGGCAACTTCCCAGTCATCCTGATTATCAAACATCCCCACCATCAAAGCATTGGTGATAATTACCCTGGGCGCTTCAGGTTTTGAGGGGAACAATCCCAGGGGATGTCCTGATTCTACAACTAGTGTTTGATCTTGCGTCATAACTTCTAAATATTTTTTAATCAATCGATATTGCATCCAATTTTGGCATACGCTTCCTGTCTCTCCATAAGTGACCATTTCATAAGGATAGAGTGCAACATCATGATCCAGATTATTATCAATCATGACTTGAAATGCCTTACCTTCAATGCAATTACCTTTGTATTCATCTAATGGTTTACCGTAAATAGTTTCCTTCGGCATATACCGATAACCATAAATCCGCCCATATGTTTTTAGTTCTTCCATAAACTCCCTCGCCAAATGGCTATGCAACTCCTCAGGAATATACCGTAGAGCATTTTTCAATGCAACTTTACTTTGTTCAATACTTAATCGAAAACCTCTATCCGGTGCCCTGCGCACGCCCGCCTTAAATATCGGCGGCTCTGGTAATGCATCGTCCAGCTTAATCGTCATGGCACAGGTAATCTCTTTATTATCGATCTTCATCGTCATATCCCCTTCCACGAAATAGTATTAAATCATCTATAAAATAATTAATTAAATATATTTCATTATAAATAATCTTTATATTCTGATTATAATACGCCTACTGTCAAAATATCGTCAAAAGAATGCCCAGCATCGTCAAATTATACACCAAATATCTTCACTGTTACCTAGCCAACCCTTTCAGTCGGCAAAGAGTATCAACTACAGCAAAAATGATCACTTTGGCCAAACTCGCAGTTGCCCTGTCATGATCAAACCGCGGTGATACTTCTGCAATGTCAAATCCAACAACTTTCTGTGTGCGAAGTATATGCTTTAAATACTTCAGCACCATCTCCGGATGCAGCCCTAAAGGCTGTGGTGCGCTGACTCCGGGAGCAAAAGAAGAGGAAAATACATCTGCACAAATCGTTACGTAAAGATTGGGTATGGACTGCATAAAAGAATCGAGCTTTTCCAGGATATGTTCTTCATATTGCATGGAAATATCACCTGCTAATAAATAACCTGCTCCTAATTGTTGGGCCGTTTTGAATAATTCAAGTGTATTGCTGCTGCGCTGGATGCCCAGGCAAAAATAATGAAATCCTTCTCCCGATTTGCAAGCATCATCGGCAATTTGCCGAAACATCGTCCCAGAATTTCCTTCCCCAATAAATGGTCGAAGATCAAAGTGTGCATCAAAATTTAAAATACCCAGATCACATTTGCCATCTTTCTGTCGCAGAAAATCCGCTTGTCCCCGGAAATGTCCCAAAGCAGTTTCATGACCGCCTCCCATAACCAGAGGAAACAGTCCGGCTTGACGAAGATAAAGAACTGCTTGTTCCAGCGCCATCTGGCTTTTCATTAGCTCTCCATCTGCACAGGTAATGTTTCCCGCATCAAACACCAACACCTCTGAAGAAAAAGAACAGGGTAAATTAACAAGTTCACGCCGTATCCCCTCCGGCCCCGAAGAAGCACCTTGGCGTCCGTTATTCCTCCGTATGCCCTCATCGCAGCAAAATCCCAGCAAAGCAAATCCCAATTTACCCGTGAATTTGAATAATGGCTGCCTTAAATCCAGCGGTTTTATCCATTGGTGCCACCGAAAAGCATCATAATTTTCCCTGCTGTCAATCCGCCCCTGCCACATTGTAAAATCCCCTGTCTCATATCGATCCTGAAACATACTTATCCTCCTGCTCAGTCTTATCTATTGGTTTACGATTTGTATTGGCTTAAAATAATCCAGTAATTTTACCATCATTATCAATATCCATCATTTCTGCCGCAGGTTTTTTCGGAAGTCCTGGCATTGTCATAGATAATTCCACCAGACCCGCATATTCCCCATTATGATACCATGGAGTTTGATAAACCAGCTTTTTTACGCCGTTTTTTTCAATAGTATAACTATTGGCAGTTTTGGTTTCGATAATCTTAGTAATTTTTTCGCAGACACGCTCAGAATGAATATCTGCTACATTTTTCCCAATCAAAGTCTTTCCACCATATTTTTCAAAAGTTTGAACTGAGCTATCATTCATTTCAATAATATTGCCGATTTTATCTGTAACGGTAACTGCAATAGGCAATTCCTTTACCCATCCAGTAGACATATGCTTCCCCCTCCTCCCCATCTTAAAGTTGTTCTGCTTATATGAATTTTACAAAAAGCAATGTCTAACTATCGTCAAATCGTAGTGACACTTTTTATCTTACTATTACAAATAAAAAAAGTGGCAAATAGCCACCTTTTTTATTTGTCATTGGTTTTCTTTAGTTGAATAACTAGTTAATAATTCTACAAGGAAGTGTTAGAATGAAGTTTATAAATAGCAAATTACATAAAAATAAAAGCTGAATTGGTTTTTTCAGCTTTTATTCAAGATGAACTTTACCATTAATCACTTGCTATTTGTATTGAGGTTCTTGATTTTCAATGTATTTTTGCCTTCCCTTCAATGTTTCAATAGCATTGTCAAGGGTTGTTGCTAATTGCTCAAATGTTTGTTTTGCTTGCGGATCCTGAGTTTCCATAGAAAATGTTTTCATGCTGGATGCAGCAGATTGAATAGTTGCAATAGCCTGATTCATTTGTGTACCTACCGTCATTTTTCTCACCTCCTCTTCGAAAATATTTTTATCCTTTTGGTTTGCATAATAAAGCTGACAAAAATCCAAATATAATCGCTGCTGAAATACCTGAACTGGTGATTTTAAAAATACCTGTTAATACTCCAATAATACCAGTCTTTTCTGCTTCTTGAAGAGCGCCTTTTACCAATTGGTTGCCAAAGCTGCTTATTGGAACGGATGCTCCAGCTCCAGCGAATTTTACTAAATCATCATATAAACCAAATCCTCCTAAAACAGCTCCAGACACTACTAATGTAACCATTGTATGTGCAGGAGTTAGCTTTAGCCCGTCCATAAGGAGCTGTCCAATCACACATATAGCCCCACCAACGATAAACGCCAAAATAAATTTTTCCAAACCTGGTGCCTCCTGTTTACATTTCTATAGATACTGCATGGGCAACGCATGGT
Proteins encoded in this window:
- a CDS encoding folate family ECF transporter S component — encoded protein: MTVSVRSITLMAIFIALNMILSRICSVHIPFEGVEGIRIGFATLPLVLSGILLGARLGFLAGLIGDVLGFILAPSGIFLPTFTIAAGLHGLLAGLIAGSGKIKDCSRWRMYLAIAVSQILVAIFLVPCLLQWHFGIPFWVTLPARLITQGILIPIYCMLIYAIVDRVKFGYREQSVGSSQ
- the hutH gene encoding histidine ammonia-lyase produces the protein MIILDGNSLILADVIKVARSYEEVRLSSQGREQIIASRQIVDKILEEERPVYGISTGFGDFSTIFISKDERAKLQRNLILSHATGVGEHLSEDVVRSAMLLRANSLAKGYSGIRLSTVEMLLNLLNKRICPAIPAKGSVGASGDLAPLSHMVLVMLGEGEAYLNGQLMTGAEALKACDLEPVVLSGKEGLALINGTQIMTAVGTIAWHDAVNLMKAADIAAGLSVEALKGTRAAFDPRISQVRAHPGQVATTQNMLRLTAHSAIIASHINCKKVQDAYSLRCIPQVHGASKDALRRAEETLNVEINAATDNPLIMPETGEAISGGNFHGQPIALVMDYLKLAIAELGNISERRTNRLLDVHLSDLPAFLTAFPGVDSGLMITQYVAAALVSENKVLVHPASADSIPTSANQEDHVSMGTIAARQAREILDNVCNVLAIEMLAAAQGVDFLAPLTPGDGTAKAHQTIRSVVSHLDEDRVPAPDIKTLHNLIASGRIVREVEAVVGKLKIY
- a CDS encoding amino acid permease, encoding MTTLTDPKKQAVDTGALVPEKKGLHRDLKSRHMMMISIGGTIGTGLFLGAGQVVSEAGPVGAVLAFLFGGMVMYLALLCLGELAVAMPVSGSFQSYAMKFISPGVGFTVGWLYWINWAVCIAANFTASAIIMSLWFPDVSIWIWCVLFAVLVTALNLISVKVYGETEFWFAGIKVAAIIAFILAGAGLMFGTVGNEGAIGFSNFNTGAGLFPNGGWALFLTMITVVYSFQGSELVGVAAGECENPGKNVPKVIKGVVFRIIVFYVLAIIVLGATIPYKEAGVLESPFAYVFGRIGIPIAKDIMSFVVLTSALSASNSALYVCSRLLWSMSKDGHAPKWLGHLNSGGVPINGVFLTLLLSALSLLTSEYAADTVYIWLMSSVGLTGCLIWIVIAWCQINFRKHFLEIGGDLKDLVFRTPLYPALPIVAIILNICIIASLAFIDGQEIVLYTGLPIILGIYLYYIFLHSKREEKPAEISK
- a CDS encoding cyclodeaminase/cyclohydrolase family protein, which translates into the protein MLIDKSITGFLAELKSDSPAPGGGSAAALVGAIGAALGIMVGNLTLGSAKYETVHEQCKGVSLDFEERLASLEKYIDEDTEVFKQVMKAYKLPKNTDEEKQVRIKAIQEFLKAASTLPFTVARTCLDVLELSVKIISIGNVNAASDAAVAGRMAEAAMWSAIYNVRINLGSIKDADFVADMKSRVDDIVARSEVLMDQLVKTANEKI
- the ftcD gene encoding glutamate formimidoyltransferase produces the protein MSKLVECVPNFSEGRRPEVIEAIVNEVKRIEGIKLLDVQSDASHNRLVVTFVGDPQAVKRAAFASCAKAAELIDMEQHHGEHPRMGATDVIPFIPVRGVSLEECVDLANELGKEIAEKLDIPVYMYEAAAKKHERKNLPDVRKGQYEGLKTAITQPERKPDYGPAKMHPKAGATIVGARQCLIAYNINLSTSDVNIAKKIATAIREAKGGFKYCRAMGIMIEERNVAQVTINMINYEGTPLHRVFETVKNEAARYGVNIIGSEIVGLVPMQALIDTADYYLRLEGFNRKQVLEENI
- the hutI gene encoding imidazolonepropionase, coding for MHSEGSILLIKHAAEIVTSTGTIARKGTDMNRLERITDGALLVKNGMIEWVGATADLPEIFHDNITIIDATGCSVIPGFVDSHTHFVFGGYRPEEFFWRLSGTPYLEILERGGGILNTVKATQSMGYEAMVETASRRLDEMLAMGVTTVEGKSGYGLDFDTELMQLQAMGKLNADHAVEVVPTFMGAHAVPPEYRGREDDYVTFIVEKLLPAVIEQSIAEFCDVFCEKGVFSVHQTRKILQAAGDLGLKIKIHADEIVSFGGAELAAELGAVSADHLLQASDKGIADMAARGVVATVLPMTAFCLREQYARARWIIDNGGALALATDYNPGSCFSHSIPMLIALAAIQLALSPAEILTALTLNGAAAVGRADRIGTLEPGKQADIVMLKYPSYLFLSYHVGMDIVDRVIKKGQVVADKRNSNLGGNK
- a CDS encoding urocanate hydratase, with the protein product MKIDNKEITCAMTIKLDDALPEPPIFKAGVRRAPDRGFRLSIEQSKVALKNALRYIPEELHSHLAREFMEELKTYGRIYGYRYMPKETIYGKPLDEYKGNCIEGKAFQVMIDNNLDHDVALYPYEMVTYGETGSVCQNWMQYRLIKKYLEVMTQDQTLVVESGHPLGLFPSKPEAPRVIITNALMVGMFDNQDDWEVAEQMGVANYGQMTAGGWMYIGPQGIVHGTFNTLLTAGRIKLGVAPHDDLHGKLFVSSGLGGMSGAQPKAVEIAGAVGIIAEVDFSRIQTRLEQGWVGKCSDDIEEVFKMAEEYQNAGKALSIAYHGNIVDLLEYAVANRKHIDLLSDQTSCHAAYDGGYCPQGLTFEARTALLTENRGKFHALVNKSLQRHFVLIKELVEQGTYFFDYGNAFMKAIYDAGVTEIAKNGHDEKDGFIFPSYVEDIMGPQLFDYGYGPFRWVCLSGKPEDLHKTDQAAMQCINPERRWQDRDNYIWIRDAQKHKLVVGTQARILYQDAEGRKSIALRFNEMVRRGEIGPVMLGRDHHDVSGTDSPFRETSNIKDGSNVMADMAVQCFAGNAARGMSLVALHNGGGVGIGKSINGGFGMVLDGSERVDEILRSAMLWDVIGG
- the hutG gene encoding formimidoylglutamase — protein: MFQDRYETGDFTMWQGRIDSRENYDAFRWHQWIKPLDLRQPLFKFTGKLGFALLGFCCDEGIRRNNGRQGASSGPEGIRRELVNLPCSFSSEVLVFDAGNITCADGELMKSQMALEQAVLYLRQAGLFPLVMGGGHETALGHFRGQADFLRQKDGKCDLGILNFDAHFDLRPFIGEGNSGTMFRQIADDACKSGEGFHYFCLGIQRSSNTLELFKTAQQLGAGYLLAGDISMQYEEHILEKLDSFMQSIPNLYVTICADVFSSSFAPGVSAPQPLGLHPEMVLKYLKHILRTQKVVGFDIAEVSPRFDHDRATASLAKVIIFAVVDTLCRLKGLAR
- a CDS encoding DUF1657 domain-containing protein, with the protein product MTVGTQMNQAIATIQSAASSMKTFSMETQDPQAKQTFEQLATTLDNAIETLKGRQKYIENQEPQYK